The Lytechinus pictus isolate F3 Inbred chromosome 17, Lp3.0, whole genome shotgun sequence genome contains a region encoding:
- the LOC129279819 gene encoding mitochondrial fission regulator 1-like, with the protein MLDAAILHVIRMVLHILGNATNVPPAIGAEGERPKKKRRRRSLVRAIGSSLPLAPIQRVHFQIFRRSDPPISRHQFYEDDCEPAFIPSLSDLPWIVMATPDKDIRSRSEYRPVKNKKKRRITMTVRPLNHTPPKYSTSPSPRLTPSTLSPLPFTTELQTPPQQGSPWSKDVDPAGKVDDPVAQKKISALETELEKLRSQIAMIVTMQSQLPQQADPTQTPCTPVSRMSIAPMSTIPPPPPPPSFGAAPPPAPPPCGAPPPPPPPPPPVAAPKLSAIDLIKQNRNKNKSKPNTTGSSEGMPNMADVLKGLGTVKLKSVARSPGGTPIRKAPKPSDANDPASIIARALKKKFAQARLSCSPIAANKENINTSGSPLAKCSPVRHASPKFGQHLLKSSNRAQPNIRQSRPLSDINA; encoded by the exons ATGTTGGATGCAGCGATCCTTCATGTCATCAGAATGGTTCTACATATCCTTGGAAATGCTACAAATGTTCCTCCG GCCATCGGAGCAGAGGGAGAACGTCCCAAGAAGAAGCGGAGGAGGAGGAGTCTTGTCAGAGCTATAGGATCTAGTCTTCCTTTGGCCCCAATACAAAGAGTACACTTCCAG ATATTCCGTCGATCTGACCCTCCAATATCCCGTCATCAATTCTACGAAGATGATTGTGAGCCGGCCTTTATCCCTTCCCTATCAGATCTACCCTGGATCGTTATGGCAACACCAGACAAAGATATTAGGTCTAG GTCTGAATACCGTCCAgtcaagaacaagaagaagcgACGCATCACAATGACTGTCCGTCCCCTTAACCACACCCCGCCCAAATATTCCACAAGCCCCTCCCCTCGACTCACCCCCAGCACCCTGTCACCTCTCCCATTCACTACAGAGCTACAGACACCACCTCAACAGGGTTCACCCTGGTCAAAGGACGTTGACCCCGCTGGAAAGGTTGATGACCCTGTAGCCCAGAAGAAGATATCTGCATTAGAAACAGAGCTAGAGAAACTGAGATCACAGATTGCTATGATTGTCACCATGCAATCACAGCTCCCACAGCAAGCAG ATCCAACTCAAACTCCCTGCACACCTGTTAGTCGGATGAGCATAGCACCGATGTCTACGATCCCCCCTCCGCCACCCCCACCGTCGTTTGGGGCTGCCCCTCCCCCTGCACCACCCCCATGTGGGGCACCCCCGcctccacctcctcctcccccACCAGTCGCAGCACCTAAACTCTCAGCTATTGATCTCATTAAACAG AAtaggaataaaaacaagagCAAACCAAACACAACAGGATCATCTGAGGGTATGCCAAACATGGCTGATGTTCTAAAGGGATTAGGAACGGTCAAATTAAAGTCAGTAGCAAG GTCGCCCGGTGGTACTCCAATCAGGAAAGCTCCCAAACCTTCAGATGCCAACGATCCAGCGTCTATCATCGCTCGGGCCCTCAAGAAGAAGTTTGCTCAAGCTAGACTCAGCTGCAGTCCAATAGCAGCGAACAAAGAGAATATCAACACCTCAGGATCACCCTTGGCTAAGTGCAGTCCTGTCAGGCATGCCAGTCCAAAG TTTGGACAGCATTTGCTGAAATCTTCAAATAGAGCACAGCCAAACATCAGGCAATCCCGTCCTCTTTCAGACATCAACGCATGA